From Pandoraea norimbergensis, the proteins below share one genomic window:
- the phoB gene encoding phosphate regulon transcriptional regulator PhoB, with product MPSSILIVEDEPAISELISVNLQHAGHYPIRAYNAEQALTLISDVLPDLVLLDWMLPGKSGVTFARELRANERTKHVPIIMLTARSEEQDKVMGLEIGADDYVTKPFSPKELMARIKAVLRRRAPQLTEDVVSVNGLKLDPATHRVTSHQTSGDIKLDLGPTEFRLLHFFMTHPERVHSRSQLLDQVWGDHVFVEERTVDVHIKRLRAALKPAGHDAMIETVRGSGYRLTKSV from the coding sequence ATGCCCAGCAGCATTCTGATCGTAGAAGACGAGCCGGCGATTTCCGAGCTGATCTCCGTTAATCTGCAACATGCGGGTCACTATCCGATCCGGGCGTACAACGCCGAGCAGGCGCTCACGCTGATTAGCGACGTCCTGCCGGATCTCGTTCTGCTCGACTGGATGCTGCCCGGCAAGTCGGGCGTGACCTTCGCGCGCGAACTGCGGGCGAACGAGCGCACCAAGCACGTGCCCATCATCATGCTCACCGCGCGCAGCGAAGAGCAGGACAAGGTGATGGGCCTGGAGATTGGCGCGGACGACTATGTCACCAAGCCGTTCTCGCCCAAGGAACTGATGGCGCGCATCAAGGCGGTGTTGCGCCGCCGTGCGCCGCAGCTGACCGAAGATGTGGTCAGCGTGAACGGCCTGAAGCTCGACCCGGCCACGCACCGTGTGACGAGCCATCAGACGAGCGGCGACATCAAGCTCGATCTGGGCCCGACGGAATTCCGCCTGCTGCACTTCTTCATGACGCATCCAGAGCGCGTGCACAGCCGCTCGCAGTTGCTCGATCAGGTGTGGGGCGATCACGTGTTCGTCGAAGAGCGCACCGTGGACGTGCACATCAAGCGTCTGCGCGCTGCGCTCAAGCCTGCCGGGCACGATGCTATGATCGAGACCGTACGCGGCAGCGGCTACCGCCTGACGAAGTCGGTCTGA
- the phoR gene encoding phosphate regulon sensor histidine kinase PhoR codes for MNIIWARALAFLILQAAISVAVGWLLGARAGYVTAIFLLVVQLFFNVYHAQRLWRLLDAPVYGEVPSALGLWGEIYYRLHKLAKRWHNQVKQVEQQHARFIQAIQASPNGVIMLDEHNQIEWCNAIAETHFGIDAKRDLRQQITHLLRTPAFVHYLSSERYDEALIMQHMGVKRNNVLSMQVFPYGDNRKLIISLDVTDLERTDAMRRDFVANVSHELKTPLTVLSGFLETVGELPLSADEIQRYVEIMRQQASRMQSIVNDLLTLAKLEGSGKPPSDERIDMGVQMRTLRSDAEGLSQGQHAIEVTGVDGLDVRGAEGELHSAFSNLVSNAVRYTPQGGKICIDWSATDDGGARFTVIDSGLGIPAEHIPRLTERFYRIDRSRSRDTGGTGLGLAIVKHVLTRHQADLRVTSEEGRGSTFSIHFPPSRVVHRAPADLPAPAAAPSNVAANG; via the coding sequence ATGAATATCATTTGGGCCCGTGCGCTGGCGTTCCTGATCCTGCAAGCGGCCATTTCCGTGGCCGTGGGCTGGCTTCTCGGCGCGCGCGCAGGCTACGTCACCGCAATTTTCTTGCTGGTGGTGCAGCTTTTCTTCAACGTCTACCACGCGCAACGCCTCTGGCGTCTGCTCGATGCCCCGGTCTACGGGGAAGTGCCGAGCGCGCTCGGCCTGTGGGGCGAAATCTACTACCGTTTGCACAAGCTCGCGAAGCGCTGGCATAACCAGGTCAAGCAGGTCGAGCAGCAGCACGCGCGCTTCATTCAGGCCATTCAGGCCTCGCCTAACGGCGTGATCATGCTCGACGAGCATAACCAGATCGAGTGGTGCAACGCGATTGCCGAGACGCACTTCGGTATCGATGCCAAGCGCGATCTGCGCCAACAGATCACCCATTTGCTGCGCACCCCCGCCTTTGTGCATTACCTCTCGTCCGAGCGTTATGACGAGGCGCTGATCATGCAGCATATGGGCGTGAAGCGGAACAACGTGCTCTCGATGCAGGTGTTTCCGTATGGCGATAACCGCAAGCTGATCATCTCGCTCGATGTGACCGATCTGGAGCGCACGGACGCCATGCGCCGCGACTTCGTGGCCAACGTCTCGCACGAGTTGAAGACGCCGCTGACGGTGCTCTCAGGCTTTCTGGAGACGGTGGGCGAGCTGCCGCTTTCCGCCGACGAAATTCAGCGTTATGTCGAGATCATGCGGCAGCAGGCATCGCGCATGCAGAGCATCGTGAACGACCTGCTCACGCTCGCCAAGCTCGAAGGCAGCGGCAAGCCGCCTTCGGATGAGCGGATCGACATGGGCGTGCAGATGCGCACCCTGCGCAGCGACGCGGAAGGGCTCTCGCAAGGCCAGCATGCGATCGAGGTCACCGGTGTCGACGGGTTGGACGTGCGCGGCGCCGAAGGCGAATTGCACAGTGCCTTCAGCAATCTGGTGAGCAACGCGGTGCGTTATACGCCGCAGGGCGGCAAGATCTGCATCGACTGGAGCGCGACCGACGATGGTGGTGCGCGCTTTACCGTCATCGACTCGGGGCTGGGGATTCCGGCGGAACATATCCCGCGCCTGACCGAGCGGTTCTATCGCATCGATCGCAGCCGGTCGCGTGATACGGGCGGGACAGGGCTGGGGCTGGCCATCGTCAAGCACGTGCTTACGCGCCATCAGGCGGACTTGCGAGTCACGAGCGAGGAAGGGCGTGGCAGCACGTTCAGCATCCATTTCCCGCCGTCACGGGTGGTTCACCGTGCGCCGGCGGATTTGCCGGCACCGGCTGCCGCGCCGTCGAACGTGGCTGCCAACGGTTGA
- the ppk1 gene encoding polyphosphate kinase 1, which yields MKNSRQSHVFRTFNMNYPLLNRELGILAFNERVLAQAADPATPLLERLRFVCIVSSNLDEFFEIRVAGLKEQMRENPGMLTPDGMTFQQVYTQVCSRAQALVEKQYAMFGSLMPALEAEGIAFHPSGQWNDAQVEWARDYFMRELVPVLTPIGLDPAHPFPRVLNKSLNFAVELEGKDAFGRDAELAIVQAPRALPRLVPMPASLAPLPNSFVLLSSLMLRFSSELFPGLTAKGCHQFRVTRNSDLFVDEDEITNLRTALQGELPARHLGDAVRLEVDSGAPARLVRRLQTECGLTDSDCYRVKGPVNLVRLMPLPEMVDRPDLKFAPFVPALPKRMIASPAMFDLIDQGDVLLHHPYDSFQPVLELLLQAARDPDVVAIKQTIYRTGNESSLMDALMEAARNGKEVTVVVELLARFDEETNINWAARLEAVGAHVVYGVVGHKCHAKMLLVVRRTHEGKKTYLKRYVHLGTGNYHPRTARLYTDFGLMTADEKLCADVHVVFQQLTGIGRQTQLHGLWQSPFTMHTHLLEAIRRETEAAAAGKKARIIAKMNALLDPTIIAELYKASRAGVKIDLIVRGVCSLRAGVPGLSENITVRSIVGRFLEHHRIYYFYAHGDEKVMLSSADWMERNFFRRVEVAFPVHDKRLKARVIREGLMVHLRDNTSAWLMRPDGSYLRRRAGKKPFNSQLALMQELTQYVQTGN from the coding sequence ATGAAGAATTCACGCCAATCCCATGTCTTTCGCACGTTCAATATGAATTATCCGCTGCTCAATCGCGAGCTTGGCATCCTTGCGTTCAATGAACGCGTGCTCGCCCAGGCAGCCGACCCGGCCACGCCACTGCTCGAACGCCTGCGTTTTGTCTGTATCGTCAGTAGCAATCTGGATGAATTCTTCGAAATCCGCGTCGCCGGACTCAAGGAGCAGATGCGCGAAAATCCGGGCATGCTCACGCCCGACGGCATGACTTTTCAGCAAGTTTACACGCAAGTGTGTTCCCGGGCACAGGCGCTCGTGGAAAAGCAATACGCCATGTTCGGCAGCCTGATGCCCGCACTCGAGGCCGAAGGCATCGCGTTTCACCCCTCCGGCCAGTGGAACGACGCCCAAGTCGAATGGGCGCGCGACTACTTCATGCGCGAACTGGTGCCGGTACTCACGCCCATCGGGCTCGACCCGGCTCACCCGTTCCCGCGCGTACTCAACAAAAGCCTGAACTTCGCCGTCGAACTCGAAGGTAAGGACGCGTTCGGACGCGACGCGGAACTCGCCATCGTGCAAGCCCCGCGCGCCCTGCCCCGTCTGGTGCCGATGCCCGCATCCCTCGCGCCGCTGCCCAACAGCTTCGTCCTGCTCAGTTCGCTCATGCTTCGATTTTCGAGCGAATTGTTCCCGGGGCTCACGGCCAAGGGCTGCCATCAGTTCCGCGTCACCCGCAATAGCGATTTGTTCGTCGACGAAGACGAAATCACGAACCTTCGCACCGCCCTGCAAGGCGAATTGCCCGCCCGCCACCTCGGCGACGCCGTGCGTCTGGAAGTCGATTCCGGCGCGCCAGCGCGACTCGTTCGCCGCCTGCAAACGGAATGCGGCCTGACCGACTCGGATTGCTACCGCGTGAAAGGCCCCGTCAATCTCGTGCGCCTGATGCCGCTGCCCGAGATGGTCGATCGCCCCGATCTGAAATTCGCACCGTTCGTGCCGGCTTTGCCCAAGCGCATGATCGCCTCGCCGGCCATGTTCGATCTCATCGATCAGGGCGATGTGCTGCTGCACCACCCCTACGACAGCTTCCAGCCGGTGCTGGAGCTGCTGTTGCAGGCCGCCCGCGACCCTGACGTCGTCGCCATCAAGCAGACCATCTACCGCACGGGTAACGAGTCGTCGCTGATGGATGCGCTCATGGAAGCCGCGCGCAACGGCAAGGAAGTCACGGTGGTCGTCGAGTTGCTTGCCCGCTTCGACGAGGAAACGAACATCAACTGGGCTGCACGGCTCGAAGCGGTCGGCGCACACGTCGTATATGGCGTGGTCGGCCACAAGTGCCACGCGAAGATGCTGCTGGTGGTGCGCCGCACGCACGAGGGCAAGAAGACCTACCTCAAGCGCTACGTGCACCTCGGCACAGGCAATTACCACCCGCGCACGGCACGCCTGTACACCGACTTCGGCCTGATGACGGCCGATGAAAAGCTCTGCGCGGACGTGCACGTCGTCTTCCAGCAGCTCACCGGCATCGGCCGGCAGACGCAGTTGCACGGTCTCTGGCAGTCGCCGTTCACCATGCACACGCACCTGCTCGAAGCCATCCGGCGCGAAACGGAAGCGGCGGCCGCCGGCAAGAAGGCCCGCATCATCGCGAAGATGAACGCGCTGCTCGATCCGACCATCATTGCCGAGCTTTACAAGGCGTCGCGCGCCGGCGTGAAGATCGACCTCATCGTGCGCGGCGTCTGCTCGCTGCGCGCGGGCGTGCCGGGGCTCTCGGAGAACATCACCGTACGCTCGATCGTGGGACGTTTTCTCGAACACCATCGCATTTACTACTTCTATGCGCATGGCGACGAGAAGGTGATGCTCTCAAGCGCGGACTGGATGGAACGCAACTTCTTCCGCCGCGTGGAAGTGGCCTTCCCCGTGCATGACAAACGCCTGAAGGCCCGTGTGATTCGCGAGGGTCTGATGGTCCATCTGCGCGACAACACGTCCGCGTGGCTCATGCGCCCGGATGGCAGCTACCTGCGCCGTCGCGCAGGCAAGAAGCCCTTCAACAGCCAGTTGGCGCTCATGCAGGAGCTGACGCAGTACGTGCAGACGGGCAACTAA